A genomic segment from Desulfurobacterium pacificum encodes:
- a CDS encoding NAD-dependent deacylase, with product MADEILEILKNARSVGVLTGAGISAESGIPTFRGKDGLWNKYDPVDLATLDAFRGNPLKVWQWYLWRMWLISKAKPNAGHLSLAEMENLFPAFLLITQNVDGLHRLAGSKNLVELHGNIFEGKCRDCGKVFEEEEFSELFALADRKRLEKMSEEEFKKVVLNGLKEEELPVCPICGSIVGPGVVWFGESLPEDALERAFAFAEKSDVFFSVGTSAVVQPAASIPLIAKRHGAVLVEVNPEETPLSPYCDFVFRASASEVLPGILSSLTE from the coding sequence ATGGCAGATGAAATTTTAGAAATTCTTAAAAACGCCAGAAGTGTTGGCGTTCTTACCGGCGCCGGCATTAGTGCTGAAAGCGGTATTCCTACGTTCAGGGGCAAAGACGGTCTGTGGAACAAGTATGACCCTGTTGACCTTGCTACTTTAGATGCTTTCAGGGGTAATCCTTTAAAGGTGTGGCAGTGGTATTTGTGGAGGATGTGGCTGATTTCTAAAGCAAAGCCTAATGCCGGGCATCTTTCTCTTGCTGAAATGGAAAACTTGTTTCCTGCCTTTTTGCTTATAACTCAAAACGTTGATGGACTTCACAGGCTGGCTGGTTCTAAAAACCTGGTGGAGCTTCACGGTAACATTTTTGAGGGTAAGTGCAGGGATTGTGGAAAGGTTTTTGAAGAAGAGGAATTTTCGGAATTATTTGCGTTGGCTGACAGAAAAAGGCTTGAAAAAATGAGTGAAGAGGAATTTAAAAAGGTGGTTTTAAATGGCTTGAAGGAAGAAGAGCTACCTGTCTGTCCGATTTGCGGCAGTATCGTTGGGCCTGGCGTTGTCTGGTTTGGAGAGAGCCTTCCTGAAGATGCGCTGGAGAGGGCTTTTGCTTTTGCAGAAAAGAGTGATGTGTTTTTCTCTGTTGGAACTTCAGCGGTGGTTCAGCCTGCTGCGTCTATTCCGTTGATAGCTAAAAGGCACGGTGCCGTTTTAGTTGAAGTGAATCCAGAGGAAACGCCGCTTTCACCTTACTGTGATTTTGTCTTTCGCGCTTCTGCTTCTGAAGTTTTGCCGGGAATTTTAAGCTCTTTAACAGAATAA